The following proteins are encoded in a genomic region of Opitutaceae bacterium:
- a CDS encoding M3 family metallopeptidase, whose amino-acid sequence MLPKSLRTSLIVFSGLALANLCFPAENAVSTHMANPLLSKSPLPFEYPQFDLIKPEHFPPALEAAMAENKVEIDAIANQTAEPTFANTFEACERSGIRLSRVRTILSSLASAHTNAEIDKVDADFAPKFAAHYDSLYLNEKLFKRIEAIHQKRATLGLDKQALRLVERYYQDFVRAGAKLEGAARERVKEINGELASLETKFGQTVLKETNDRGVWVKDVGQLKGLSDEEIQAAAAAAKNAGRPDEYLIRLVNTTGQPALASLENRALREKLYNASIGRGNSGGEGDTRAMLTRIATLKAERAALLGHSSYAAYFLDDQTAKTVTAVNELLKQLATAAVANARKEAADMQAIIAKEGGDFTLQPWDWAFYTERVRKEKYDFDEGQLKPYFEANRVLIDGVFFAATRFYGITFKERFDLPVYEPTVRVFDVFNADGSQLAIFIYDQYARPSKRGGAWMNSYVDQADLLGTVPVVANHMNIPQPPEGQPALMTYDEVNTLFHEFGHALHGMFSKVKYPYFSGTNVPRDFVEFPSQVNEMWDTWPEVLSNYAKHYQTGKAMPAELMEKMHATEKFNQGFLTTEYLSAALIDQAWHQLKASEVPAAAEAMAFEADVLKRFGLDFAPVPPRYRSSYFNHIFTGGYSAGYYSYIWAEVLDAQTVEWIKSHGGLTRATGDHLRNSLLSRGGSDDAMALFKELTGSAPDIKPLLKRRGLD is encoded by the coding sequence ATGCTTCCCAAAAGCCTAAGAACCTCACTCATTGTCTTCTCCGGGCTCGCCCTTGCGAACCTGTGCTTCCCGGCTGAGAATGCCGTCTCCACTCACATGGCAAACCCGCTACTCTCAAAGAGCCCGCTTCCCTTCGAATATCCGCAGTTCGACTTGATCAAGCCCGAGCATTTCCCGCCGGCGCTTGAGGCTGCGATGGCGGAGAACAAGGTTGAGATCGATGCGATTGCGAACCAGACGGCCGAGCCAACCTTCGCCAACACCTTTGAGGCTTGTGAGCGGAGTGGAATCAGGCTGTCGCGAGTCCGTACTATTCTTTCGAGCCTTGCGAGTGCTCACACCAACGCGGAGATCGACAAGGTGGATGCGGATTTTGCGCCGAAATTCGCGGCGCACTACGATTCGTTGTACCTGAACGAAAAGCTCTTCAAGCGCATAGAGGCGATTCACCAGAAACGTGCGACCTTGGGACTCGACAAGCAGGCGCTGCGGTTGGTGGAGCGGTATTATCAGGATTTCGTCCGGGCTGGTGCGAAGCTGGAAGGCGCGGCGCGGGAGCGGGTCAAGGAAATCAACGGCGAATTGGCCTCGCTCGAAACGAAGTTCGGGCAGACGGTTCTTAAAGAGACCAACGACCGAGGCGTGTGGGTCAAAGACGTCGGGCAACTCAAGGGATTGTCAGACGAGGAGATCCAGGCTGCGGCCGCAGCGGCGAAGAACGCGGGGCGCCCGGACGAATACCTAATCCGGCTGGTTAACACCACAGGTCAGCCTGCACTTGCCTCGCTTGAGAACAGAGCCCTCCGTGAGAAACTCTACAATGCATCCATAGGCAGAGGAAACTCGGGCGGGGAAGGGGACACCCGTGCGATGCTTACCCGGATCGCAACGCTGAAGGCAGAGCGGGCGGCATTGCTCGGACATTCGAGCTATGCAGCTTACTTCCTTGATGACCAGACCGCCAAGACCGTGACCGCAGTCAACGAGCTGTTGAAGCAACTTGCCACGGCGGCAGTGGCAAATGCTCGCAAGGAGGCTGCAGACATGCAGGCAATCATCGCAAAGGAGGGCGGTGATTTTACGCTGCAGCCCTGGGATTGGGCGTTCTACACTGAACGGGTCCGCAAGGAAAAGTATGACTTCGATGAAGGGCAGCTGAAGCCGTATTTTGAGGCAAATCGCGTGCTCATCGACGGCGTCTTTTTTGCCGCCACCCGGTTCTATGGCATTACTTTCAAGGAGCGCTTTGATTTGCCGGTGTACGAGCCGACCGTGCGGGTCTTTGACGTGTTCAACGCTGATGGCTCTCAGTTGGCCATTTTCATTTATGACCAGTATGCGCGTCCCTCCAAGCGGGGCGGTGCGTGGATGAATTCCTACGTCGACCAGGCTGACTTGCTGGGAACGGTGCCCGTCGTCGCGAACCACATGAACATCCCGCAGCCTCCGGAAGGCCAGCCGGCGCTCATGACATATGACGAGGTGAACACGTTGTTCCACGAGTTCGGCCACGCATTGCACGGCATGTTCTCGAAAGTGAAATATCCGTATTTCAGCGGCACCAACGTGCCCCGCGACTTCGTGGAGTTTCCGTCGCAGGTTAACGAAATGTGGGACACCTGGCCAGAAGTCCTGTCGAACTACGCGAAGCATTACCAGACGGGCAAGGCAATGCCTGCCGAGTTGATGGAGAAGATGCACGCCACCGAGAAGTTCAACCAAGGTTTCCTGACAACGGAGTACCTGTCGGCGGCTTTGATCGACCAAGCCTGGCATCAGCTGAAGGCAAGCGAGGTGCCGGCGGCTGCCGAAGCGATGGCATTTGAGGCAGACGTCCTGAAACGCTTTGGGCTCGATTTCGCCCCGGTGCCGCCGCGCTATCGCTCCTCTTATTTCAACCACATCTTCACCGGTGGTTACTCAGCCGGTTACTACAGCTATATCTGGGCCGAGGTTCTCGATGCCCAGACTGTCGAATGGATCAAGTCCCACGGGGGGCTCACCAGGGCCACTGGTGACCACCTGAGGAACTCGCTGCTCTCCCGTGGCGGTTCCGATGATGCAATGGCGCTATTCAAGGAGCTCACGGGCTCGGCACCGGACATCAAGCCGCTGTTGAAGCGGCGCGGGCTGGACTGA
- a CDS encoding phosphate acyltransferase, translated as MPFVAKLVDKLQRHPKRVVFPEGNDPRILQAARQWVSRRMGAPILLGNRSAIKDSALRLDLNMQGMRIIDPERSEEYAPFVEQLLEIRRNKGMTRAEAQKAVLDPSTFACLMVLNAQADAVVGGATRTAASVLRPLFQIIPRHEHALTAASLTVIDFDERKLGSDGTLFFADCGVVPDPTLEQLADIAVSTARVARHLTNEIPRVAFLSFTTKSDSSHPVVARMREAAILAESTAKRAGVEAFFEGELQADAALDSVAASVKQVGGEVAGRANVLIFPDLASGNIAFKLVHILAGANTYGQIITGLSRPAAEVSRGASAHDVFGTAAIVGCQAIDRHLLFGLQ; from the coding sequence ATGCCGTTCGTCGCCAAACTTGTGGACAAGCTTCAGCGCCATCCCAAGCGCGTGGTTTTTCCTGAAGGCAACGACCCGCGAATCCTGCAGGCGGCGAGGCAATGGGTGTCGCGTCGGATGGGTGCTCCTATCTTGCTCGGAAACCGGTCGGCGATCAAAGATTCGGCGTTGCGCCTCGACCTGAACATGCAAGGTATGCGCATCATAGATCCCGAGCGCAGCGAAGAGTACGCACCGTTCGTGGAGCAACTCCTGGAGATCAGGCGCAACAAAGGGATGACGCGTGCTGAGGCGCAAAAGGCGGTTCTTGATCCCAGCACCTTTGCGTGCCTCATGGTGCTGAATGCGCAGGCGGACGCGGTCGTGGGAGGCGCCACACGCACCGCGGCCAGCGTGCTTCGTCCGCTCTTCCAGATCATCCCACGACATGAACATGCGCTGACGGCGGCGTCATTGACCGTGATTGATTTCGACGAACGCAAGCTGGGGAGCGACGGGACGCTTTTCTTCGCTGACTGCGGTGTGGTTCCCGACCCGACTCTCGAGCAACTGGCGGACATCGCGGTGTCGACCGCAAGGGTCGCCCGGCACCTCACAAACGAGATCCCGCGTGTGGCCTTTCTGAGTTTCACCACCAAGAGCGACTCAAGCCATCCTGTCGTCGCGCGCATGCGTGAAGCTGCGATTTTGGCGGAAAGTACGGCTAAGCGCGCAGGGGTCGAAGCCTTCTTTGAAGGAGAACTCCAGGCGGATGCGGCGCTCGATTCTGTTGCGGCGTCCGTGAAGCAGGTGGGAGGAGAGGTGGCAGGGCGCGCCAACGTCCTGATCTTCCCGGACCTCGCGAGCGGAAACATCGCTTTCAAGCTCGTGCACATTCTCGCCGGAGCAAACACCTACGGGCAGATCATAACCGGCCTCAGCCGCCCGGCCGCGGAGGTCAGCCGCGGCGCGAGCGCACATGACGTCTTTGGAACCGCGGCTATCGTCGGTTGCCAGGCAATCGACCGCCACCTGCTCTTCGGACTGCAATGA
- a CDS encoding serine hydrolase domain-containing protein — protein sequence MPPLRIVLAVAAWSVAILTSAKAADQTDSLEHGFSVKRLAVLDKAIQDAVDQGRIVGAIAYIAREGETVRLKPFGLADRERNKPMRPDTLFRIASMSKAVTSVAVMQLYEEGRFLLGDPVSRYIPSFKNQQVAVAAPAGSTEKYVLQKVNREMTIRDLLTHMAGLTYGDGPAVEQYKAAKLYGWYLAGHNETIAEVVDRLASLPLQGQPGETFQYGYSTDVLGRLVEVVSGMPLDVYVRERICKPLKMEDTGFFPPLEKADRVMPVYGYEGEKLVLRETSDKSDYFHGPRKCLSGGAGLISSASDYGRFLQMLANGGELDGVRILSPASVEMMSAHQIGQSKGWFTGSFGFGFWVNDNLAFELSPKGSYGWGSAYFPQYLVDPERKIVAIFMTQLMPAGAENLNERFKVLVTQAIVK from the coding sequence ATGCCCCCCCTTCGCATTGTTCTTGCGGTGGCCGCTTGGAGCGTTGCCATCCTCACCTCAGCAAAGGCCGCCGACCAGACCGACAGCCTTGAACACGGGTTCTCAGTTAAGAGGCTCGCTGTCCTGGACAAAGCCATCCAAGACGCAGTGGACCAAGGACGAATTGTCGGCGCGATCGCGTATATCGCACGAGAAGGCGAGACCGTGCGTTTGAAGCCTTTCGGGCTTGCCGACCGGGAACGCAACAAACCAATGCGGCCCGACACGCTGTTTCGCATCGCCTCCATGAGCAAGGCCGTGACCTCGGTCGCGGTGATGCAGCTGTACGAGGAAGGGCGGTTCCTGCTCGGAGATCCGGTTTCACGGTACATTCCCTCGTTCAAGAACCAGCAGGTCGCTGTAGCAGCTCCGGCTGGTTCAACTGAGAAGTACGTGCTGCAGAAGGTGAATCGTGAGATGACGATTCGTGACCTGCTCACGCACATGGCCGGGCTGACCTATGGTGACGGACCCGCGGTCGAGCAGTACAAGGCGGCCAAACTCTACGGGTGGTACCTGGCTGGTCACAACGAGACGATCGCTGAAGTCGTCGACCGGCTCGCCAGTTTGCCGCTCCAGGGCCAACCCGGGGAGACGTTCCAATATGGCTACTCGACGGATGTCCTCGGTCGTCTTGTCGAAGTGGTTTCTGGAATGCCGCTTGACGTTTATGTGCGGGAGCGGATTTGCAAACCACTGAAGATGGAAGACACCGGATTTTTCCCACCCTTGGAAAAGGCGGACCGTGTGATGCCAGTGTATGGCTATGAAGGAGAAAAGCTGGTCCTCCGAGAGACTTCGGACAAGAGCGACTATTTCCATGGACCTCGCAAATGCCTCTCGGGAGGAGCTGGGCTCATTTCGAGCGCGAGTGATTATGGACGATTCCTGCAGATGCTGGCAAACGGTGGCGAGTTGGATGGCGTCCGAATTCTTTCCCCTGCATCGGTGGAGATGATGTCGGCGCACCAGATTGGCCAGAGCAAAGGCTGGTTCACGGGAAGCTTTGGCTTTGGGTTCTGGGTGAACGACAACCTCGCCTTTGAACTCTCACCCAAGGGATCCTACGGCTGGGGCTCGGCGTATTTTCCGCAGTACTTGGTGGATCCGGAGCGAAAGATCGTTGCGATCTTCATGACTCAATTGATGCCTGCCGGTGCCGAGAACCTAAACGAGCGGTTCAAGGTCCTTGTTACGCAAGCTATTGTTAAGTAG
- a CDS encoding AAA family ATPase: MAATRMNDGKTTTCLGLFAALQSMYHRVGFIKPVGQRFLNIQGAQVDEDSYLVETLYGVHAPLESMSPVTIDGTFTRRYLKRPDATLAELQDKICRAFDRVSWEKDFTLIEGTGHAGVGSVFDLSNASVARLLRAKVILVSPGGIGRPIDEIALNKALFDKAGVEVIGAILNKVEPDKMSLISEYAGIGLSRLGVPLLGVLPIQPVLSRPSINQIAEEIDGEWVNGRGVGALRRAERVIVGAMTAKNAVDLLQPGVVIITPGDRDDIILAAVSGARVAEDQMIAGLVLTDNTPPHPKLLELLAQTKIPVITAKQDSYTVTSKITGMTVKTQPQDVDKFPVIKRLITEHVDLKRLAGSF; the protein is encoded by the coding sequence GTGGCTGCGACACGTATGAACGATGGCAAGACGACCACGTGTCTCGGGCTCTTCGCGGCATTGCAGTCAATGTACCACCGGGTCGGTTTCATCAAGCCGGTCGGCCAGAGATTCCTGAACATCCAAGGCGCCCAGGTCGACGAAGACTCCTACCTCGTCGAAACGCTCTACGGCGTTCACGCCCCGCTTGAGAGCATGAGCCCCGTGACGATCGATGGCACCTTCACGCGGCGCTACTTGAAACGGCCGGACGCCACCCTTGCGGAGTTGCAGGACAAGATCTGCCGTGCGTTCGACCGCGTGTCGTGGGAAAAAGACTTCACTTTGATTGAAGGCACGGGACATGCGGGCGTGGGAAGCGTCTTTGACCTCTCGAACGCAAGCGTCGCGCGCCTCCTGCGTGCGAAGGTCATATTGGTCTCGCCCGGGGGCATCGGCCGACCGATCGACGAGATTGCCCTCAACAAAGCCCTTTTCGACAAAGCCGGAGTGGAGGTCATAGGCGCCATCCTGAATAAGGTGGAGCCCGACAAGATGTCGTTGATTTCTGAATACGCCGGGATCGGTCTCAGCCGCCTGGGCGTGCCACTGCTGGGAGTCCTACCGATCCAGCCCGTGCTTTCCCGACCAAGCATCAACCAGATTGCGGAGGAAATCGATGGCGAGTGGGTGAATGGCCGGGGCGTCGGCGCCTTGCGGCGCGCGGAACGAGTTATCGTGGGCGCAATGACCGCCAAGAATGCCGTGGACCTGCTTCAACCGGGAGTCGTCATCATTACTCCAGGCGACCGAGATGATATCATTTTGGCTGCCGTGTCGGGAGCCCGTGTCGCCGAGGACCAGATGATCGCGGGCCTGGTGTTGACCGACAACACCCCACCCCACCCCAAACTTCTTGAACTCCTGGCCCAAACCAAGATCCCCGTGATCACGGCGAAGCAGGACAGCTACACGGTCACCTCAAAGATAACTGGCATGACCGTAAAGACTCAGCCTCAAGACGTTGACAAATTTCCTGTGATCAAACGGTTGATCACAGAACATGTCGATCTGAAGCGCCTTGCGGGCTCGTTCTAG
- a CDS encoding ATP-binding protein: MRKETSPTFCGWGRGRVLALASLGMLCLQGTIGGQTVGDGERSITDPGYYYQRRDQFGAPQQVDFTFRVLYYDPAWRVLWGDHEDAAFFLKTSALPLALLPGDEIRVRGTLDNVNGLQAGPDGVTKLGTPGLPEPIPATNRLHEASALANRLVRVEAYIDKQEMVDDFRAKLFAVVHGRRIIIRVNNLSGEIDNFTGSFVTAEGIYAYTPSIASGPATIEIWCPSPDRVKPKESLRNDVRFEVGVTPIEKLREVSPTQIVRIVGAVHRQDPGISLTVRDGTGQAVVLTAQTESLTVGAIVEAIGYAQVQGANLSLASAQYRLLPADGMPGGAIHEENVHRFVDQVLSLTPEEIAGDQRAMLTGVVTWIQPDADSLYLQDSTGGILVRTKEIDTAGIGFGAILRVEGKVTQGLNQQEISAVKAQRGADEAFSAPRAITLDQAMAGVAQSQWVELTGYLREIKEGERDLTMHLTTPSGEFTAAVPPFARAEEFLNSVIHVRGVCTSIAHGAGDNARVHLLVQSPDDISIEAALPQDLTALPLQALGHLNARGIRTDLNRWVRTSGILTLHEAATYLYLQDGAHSLRVLTRENRALMLGDRVEVVGLLGREEGKQVLREAKILTSRPNKGAGIDAIQASAEPTRALDGRVVRVTGTILDTLDRRDQRRVVLQFGEKLVEARFANPAKQYLPEGCVPGAEAELRGIYHVELNDYQQPRNFTLLLRNSADITIIKGAPWWTLERALSAAMLLGLGILFVVGWVAFLRRRVRAQTMEILAQRDKEAKLEAELERSSRLESLGLLAGGIAHDFNNMLTVVVGNITLASMETPSNSHASELLEEAEKGALRARELTQQLLTFARGGDPVRTAVPMAALVRDAAEFALSGSKIGTEFDTSGNLPPAFADRAQLSQVVHNLVLHSAHSMPQGGRIIFSLRDTRIFDGDLPGLVGGTYLKLSISDTGSGIAPEHLGRIFDPYFQAGPNKNGLGLATVRSIVKRHNGHISVSSRVNEGTTFTIWLPTTKEAAAEEKPKVIVDETKKALRILFMDDDDAIRRFAHTLLTRLGHEATTVANGTEAVHAYAAAFEINKPFDVVVLDLTIAGGMGGQEALEHLQNIDPQVRAIVSSGYSSDPILSDYHQHGFSGIVSKPYKIADLAQALQDVMAKPPASPAA, encoded by the coding sequence ATGCGCAAAGAAACTTCCCCCACCTTCTGCGGATGGGGCCGCGGCCGCGTCTTGGCCCTGGCCTCATTGGGCATGCTTTGCTTGCAGGGGACGATCGGGGGTCAAACAGTCGGCGATGGGGAGAGATCCATCACTGATCCAGGCTATTATTACCAACGGAGAGATCAGTTCGGTGCGCCTCAGCAGGTCGATTTCACCTTTCGCGTCCTTTACTACGACCCTGCCTGGCGCGTGCTTTGGGGCGACCACGAGGATGCGGCCTTCTTCCTCAAGACAAGTGCCCTGCCATTAGCCCTTCTGCCGGGAGATGAGATCCGCGTCCGGGGTACTTTGGACAATGTGAACGGCCTGCAAGCCGGTCCCGATGGTGTCACGAAACTGGGAACGCCGGGTCTGCCCGAGCCGATTCCGGCCACGAATCGGCTGCACGAGGCCAGCGCCCTCGCCAACCGTCTTGTGCGTGTCGAAGCCTATATCGACAAACAGGAAATGGTGGATGATTTTCGAGCTAAACTGTTCGCAGTGGTCCACGGCCGACGGATTATCATTCGGGTCAACAACCTGAGCGGCGAGATAGACAATTTCACGGGCTCGTTCGTGACGGCAGAGGGAATCTATGCCTACACGCCGTCAATTGCGTCGGGCCCTGCGACAATCGAGATCTGGTGTCCTTCGCCCGACCGGGTGAAGCCAAAGGAATCGCTCCGCAACGATGTGCGGTTTGAGGTGGGTGTTACGCCGATCGAGAAGCTACGCGAGGTTTCGCCCACACAGATCGTCCGCATCGTTGGTGCCGTCCACCGACAGGACCCTGGCATTTCACTGACTGTCCGTGATGGTACCGGCCAGGCAGTGGTTCTCACCGCGCAGACTGAGTCGCTCACTGTAGGTGCGATTGTGGAGGCGATCGGTTACGCGCAGGTCCAGGGGGCAAACCTGTCCTTGGCTTCTGCGCAGTATCGGCTGCTACCCGCAGACGGTATGCCTGGCGGAGCGATCCACGAGGAGAACGTACATCGATTTGTAGACCAGGTGTTGTCGCTAACTCCGGAGGAAATTGCGGGTGACCAACGTGCGATGCTCACGGGCGTCGTGACCTGGATCCAACCGGATGCCGACTCACTCTATCTCCAAGACTCCACCGGGGGCATCCTTGTGCGTACGAAGGAAATCGACACCGCAGGGATTGGGTTCGGGGCGATTCTCCGGGTTGAAGGCAAGGTGACCCAAGGATTGAACCAGCAGGAGATTTCGGCAGTGAAGGCCCAGAGAGGCGCCGACGAAGCCTTTAGTGCGCCTCGCGCGATCACGCTGGATCAGGCGATGGCGGGAGTGGCCCAATCACAATGGGTGGAACTCACCGGGTATCTCCGTGAAATAAAGGAAGGTGAGCGTGATCTCACGATGCACCTCACCACCCCTTCGGGCGAGTTCACTGCCGCTGTTCCGCCCTTCGCCCGTGCAGAGGAGTTCCTGAACTCGGTCATTCACGTTCGAGGTGTGTGCACATCCATCGCCCATGGAGCGGGTGACAACGCACGCGTTCACCTCTTGGTGCAGTCGCCCGACGATATCTCGATTGAGGCGGCGCTTCCCCAGGACTTGACTGCCCTGCCGCTCCAGGCGCTCGGTCATTTGAATGCACGTGGCATCCGCACCGATTTGAATCGATGGGTCCGCACCTCCGGCATTCTCACTCTCCATGAAGCTGCGACGTATTTGTATCTGCAGGATGGTGCTCACAGCCTGCGCGTTCTGACGCGTGAAAACCGTGCCCTGATGCTTGGTGATCGCGTCGAGGTCGTTGGGCTTCTTGGCCGTGAAGAAGGCAAGCAGGTATTGCGTGAGGCAAAGATTCTCACCTCCCGACCGAACAAGGGCGCCGGAATCGATGCGATTCAGGCCAGCGCCGAACCCACCCGGGCACTCGATGGTCGCGTAGTACGAGTCACGGGGACCATTCTCGATACCTTGGACAGACGCGATCAGCGCCGGGTGGTTTTGCAATTCGGCGAAAAGCTCGTGGAGGCGCGCTTTGCCAATCCGGCAAAGCAGTATTTGCCCGAAGGATGTGTTCCCGGGGCGGAGGCTGAACTTCGCGGCATCTACCACGTGGAGCTCAACGATTACCAGCAACCGAGGAACTTCACACTGCTCCTGCGGAACAGCGCTGACATCACGATTATCAAAGGAGCGCCCTGGTGGACGCTTGAACGTGCACTGAGTGCCGCGATGCTGCTCGGCCTTGGAATTCTCTTCGTGGTGGGTTGGGTCGCGTTTCTCAGGCGCCGCGTCAGGGCCCAGACAATGGAGATTCTCGCCCAAAGAGACAAAGAGGCAAAGCTCGAGGCCGAACTCGAACGTTCCTCCCGGTTGGAGTCGCTCGGTCTGCTTGCCGGCGGCATTGCGCATGACTTCAACAACATGCTGACGGTCGTTGTGGGCAACATCACCCTTGCCTCGATGGAAACTCCGTCAAATTCACACGCATCAGAATTGCTGGAGGAGGCGGAAAAGGGTGCCCTTCGCGCGAGGGAGCTGACACAGCAACTTCTTACATTCGCGAGGGGTGGCGACCCGGTGAGAACGGCGGTGCCGATGGCGGCACTTGTCCGGGATGCAGCGGAATTTGCCCTGTCTGGTTCCAAGATCGGGACTGAATTTGACACGAGCGGGAACCTCCCGCCGGCGTTCGCCGACCGAGCGCAGCTCTCGCAGGTCGTGCACAACCTTGTCCTCCACTCTGCGCATTCGATGCCCCAGGGTGGCAGGATCATCTTCTCGCTTCGAGACACCAGGATCTTTGATGGTGACCTACCCGGATTGGTTGGTGGCACCTACCTCAAGTTGTCCATATCTGACACCGGCTCTGGCATCGCTCCGGAACACCTTGGTCGGATTTTCGATCCGTATTTTCAGGCTGGACCAAACAAGAATGGCCTGGGCCTTGCCACGGTTCGCTCAATCGTGAAGCGACACAACGGACACATCTCCGTGAGCTCGCGAGTGAATGAAGGCACAACCTTTACTATTTGGCTGCCGACTACCAAAGAAGCAGCGGCTGAGGAAAAGCCGAAAGTCATCGTAGACGAGACGAAGAAGGCGCTTCGAATCCTGTTCATGGATGACGATGACGCGATCCGACGCTTCGCGCACACGTTGTTGACCCGCCTGGGTCACGAGGCGACTACGGTGGCCAACGGAACGGAAGCAGTTCACGCCTATGCTGCGGCCTTCGAGATAAACAAGCCCTTCGATGTCGTTGTCCTTGATCTCACCATCGCGGGAGGCATGGGAGGACAGGAAGCTCTTGAACATCTGCAGAACATCGACCCGCAAGTGAGAGCGATTGTCTCGAGCGGATACTCGAGCGACCCGATCCTCTCAGACTACCACCAGCACGGTTTCAGTGGCATCGTTTCCAAGCCCTACAAGATCGCCGACCTGGCGCAGGCTCTGCAGGATGTGATGGCAAAGCCCCCGGCAAGCCCTGCTGCCTGA
- the murJ gene encoding murein biosynthesis integral membrane protein MurJ, with amino-acid sequence MPNKLKNIGIVSALTIVSRVLGLVRDQLAAAILGASIINSAFITAFNLPNLFRRLLGEGALTAAFVPTLQFAIKDGGQESAFALLNRVASWLLLVCGVLVTVGVAVFSNSRLLEGHDDKWYLAADLTALLFPYLLLICVSAAFSAALHVMQRFTEPALSPIWLNLCMIASLGGAGLHWADTDLGRVYWLCAGVLVGGLLQMLVPAFTLVRIGWKPRLDLSIDNGVREIALLMAPGLFGTAVYQINIFISRTLAYSIDDSSATVFFLANRLMELPIGVFAVAVSTVVYPLIAKHAAAADFKAMGEDFRKGLRLILVINLPAAVGMALLSEPIVRLLFQHGRFTASDTAAMVDLVRWFVVAMPFYSVVSLTTRAFYAIKDMKTPVRAATWSFVVNVVLSLLLLAPLGASGLVISSTVAIIVQTVYLDRALAKRLPDLRFGELWRDVGKVIIGSLALAVVVQGGWLLLQFQFGQNRWKDVWAVAGLIPLGLVAYGLVIHQLKIPGVETLRLAVRRKLGLS; translated from the coding sequence TTGCCCAACAAGCTCAAGAACATCGGTATTGTCTCCGCGTTGACCATTGTCTCGCGCGTGCTCGGGCTTGTGCGTGACCAGCTTGCCGCGGCGATTCTAGGTGCGAGCATCATCAATTCCGCGTTCATCACGGCTTTCAACCTCCCGAATCTGTTCCGCAGACTTTTGGGGGAGGGCGCGCTGACTGCCGCGTTTGTTCCGACTCTGCAATTTGCGATCAAAGATGGCGGACAGGAGTCGGCGTTTGCTCTTCTGAACCGCGTCGCCTCCTGGTTGCTTCTTGTTTGCGGCGTGCTTGTGACGGTTGGCGTGGCGGTCTTCTCCAATTCAAGGCTGCTCGAAGGGCACGACGACAAATGGTACCTTGCGGCTGACCTCACGGCGCTTCTTTTCCCGTACCTGCTGCTGATTTGTGTTTCGGCTGCCTTTAGCGCGGCTCTCCACGTCATGCAGCGATTCACCGAGCCCGCCCTGTCTCCGATCTGGCTCAATCTTTGCATGATTGCCTCCCTCGGCGGCGCGGGTCTCCACTGGGCGGATACAGATCTGGGCCGGGTTTATTGGCTTTGTGCGGGCGTCTTGGTCGGTGGGCTCCTGCAGATGCTGGTACCGGCATTCACGCTCGTGCGCATCGGCTGGAAGCCGCGACTGGATCTCTCGATTGACAACGGGGTGAGGGAGATCGCGCTGCTGATGGCGCCGGGCCTTTTTGGAACCGCCGTCTATCAAATCAATATTTTCATCTCACGAACCCTTGCGTACTCGATCGATGATTCGTCTGCCACAGTCTTCTTTCTCGCCAATCGATTGATGGAGCTCCCCATCGGCGTCTTTGCAGTCGCCGTCTCCACCGTCGTGTACCCGCTCATTGCGAAACACGCCGCTGCAGCCGATTTCAAGGCGATGGGAGAGGACTTTCGAAAAGGCCTCCGCTTGATCTTGGTGATCAACCTGCCCGCCGCGGTCGGAATGGCGCTGCTCAGCGAGCCAATCGTCCGCCTCCTGTTTCAGCACGGCCGCTTCACTGCGTCCGACACCGCGGCCATGGTGGACTTGGTGCGTTGGTTTGTCGTGGCGATGCCCTTCTACTCAGTCGTGAGCCTGACCACGCGCGCCTTCTATGCCATCAAGGACATGAAGACTCCTGTCCGCGCAGCGACCTGGAGCTTCGTCGTAAACGTGGTCTTGAGCCTGCTCCTGCTCGCTCCCCTCGGAGCTTCCGGATTGGTGATTTCGAGCACGGTGGCGATCATCGTACAGACCGTTTATCTGGATCGTGCCCTCGCCAAGCGGCTTCCTGACCTGCGCTTCGGTGAGCTTTGGCGGGACGTGGGCAAAGTGATCATTGGATCACTCGCGCTTGCCGTGGTTGTGCAGGGCGGCTGGTTGTTACTCCAGTTTCAGTTTGGGCAGAATCGCTGGAAGGATGTGTGGGCGGTTGCCGGCTTGATTCCGCTGGGTCTTGTTGCCTATGGACTCGTAATCCACCAGCTGAAGATTCCTGGTGTCGAAACGCTGAGGTTGGCAGTGCGCCGAAAATTGGGACTTTCGTGA